The nucleotide sequence GATTACGCTGCCCGAAGCGACCGATGGTTGCCTGGACGACCCGGTTGGCCTCGCTAGGGTTGGAGATGTCCGCTGCGATCACAAGCACGTCCGGGGCGCCCAGCTCCCGGGCCTTCGCGGAGACGGTCTCCAGGGCGCGCTCTCTTCTCGCTGCAAGCGCCATGGACGCCCCCCTCTTCGCGTACTCGTAAGCTAGTTGCTGAAGGAAGAAACAAGACTGGTGTTATAGGTCGGTTACATTACAACATCCATCCATGACAGCAATTAGAAGCATGTCACTGACCTCGCCGATGCCGGATGAAGCGCCGGTGATGAGGACCACCTTCCCCGTCATGTCCTCCTTCAAGAAGGGCCTCACCAACGCCCACCTGAGTAGTCTCCACACGAGCGAGATGGGCAGGTACACCAGGAGGAATGCAGCAACGAAGACATGCATCACGACACTCAGAGAGCCGTTCAACAGCTCCATGGATGATGGATGTAAGATGAAGAAAGCAGGGAAAAGGTGCAGAGTCTCAAAGGCAGGAAATATAGCTGTGTTGGGACAGGTGACGCTGCAAGGTTGGTGGAACTCTTTTACTTCGCTCGAGCAGCTCGTCTTTAAGGAGATGAGTGCTGCACCTGATCATCTTTCGCTGTAATCAATGCATGCAGGGAGACGTGAGTATCGCACAAGGATTTCCAGCACATTGCCGTGCAATAAACCACACCAATATTAGGTGTCTTCCATCAAGACGCTCACGTGATTGATGCAGCGGTGCTGTTTTGATGTCTCAGGCAGGTGGCCTGCTCCCGAGGAACAGTGTTATCATCCTCATAAATACTGAATAAATGAAGGTAAATttgcatttgtatatatatatatatatatatatatatatatatatatatatatatatatatatatatatatatatatagctccaAAGTTAGTCACTCTATATTTAcctctttaaatttaaatttaatatatacttgttcaaaatctaaaaacaaGTTAAGATGTTGTAAAGTaaagattgatatatatatatatatatatatatatatatatatatatatatatatatatatatatatatatatatatatatatatatatatatatatatatatatatgattaagaaCACATATATTCGACTTGACTCGCATTTTAACAAGTTAAACATGTGAATCATTGAGTGAGTACCACTTTCTCTATTTCAATTCAGGCTTGAATTATTTAAAAAGGCTTACTATTATTAAAACTAAAGGATGAGAACTGCTTATCGATCCAAAACTAATATTGTGATGCTCATTGATGGTCAAACTAAGACTCAAAAATCTCATTAAGGCTCAAATCCACTAATAATTCTCTCGTACTCAAGTCTCTCGCTATATCATAATATTAGGTTGGATATTAATTATCATGATCTGACGTAATGAAATAATTGATCTATTATTAATTTTGTTGAGCTTAAAATTGTCAGTTTAGAATTTTTAAACTCAAGTTAATAGTGATATGTATCATATCCTATCCTTATATAAGTCAATATTAATATTTATCTATTTTCACTAATCGAAATGTTTCAatatattatgaaaataaaataatggTATGTTTTTGACCGGAAGAATACAGCGAAGGAGGTGCAAAAATCCTTGTAAGTTTACTTGGGACATGTGGAGGAGCAAAGATGTCTGTCACTTGTGGATGTTATTGCAGCATAAGCGGAGTAGAAGTGTTGGGGGGGGGTAGAAAGTAGCCTTCGCCTGGTGTGTGAGGGGACAAAGGAGACAACATGAACTGGGTGCACACTTTTAATATATGAAGATGATGAGCACTGTTTTGGTAGTGAATCTGGGGGACTTGGCAGGCACACAGGCTAAGCCAAACACTCACAAGTTAAACTTAGGTTTATGCGGAAGTGGGAGTTCCACTATGATCATTGGTTGGAGTGTTAAAAAAGCCTATCTACCTACTTGGATTTCAGCTTTAGTTGTTGCTGTCTCACTTCCTTTTTCCCAGGGAGAGGGTGCTGTGTTGGATGGTGGGGGGATATTTCCTAAGTGTTTGGCATGATTAGTGTGAGTGGTGTGTTAGTGAAGGTCATCTCAGGCCACCGCCTGTTGTGCTTTTAGCCTGTTGATGGATGAATGATGATGGGCATTGTTAAGAGGATTAGTGTGTCCACTGTCCAAAAGAGAAGTGAAATATAGTATGTGATGGTTGTGAGTGCTGCTTCGGCTTTGCTGTGGTTGGCAActaattttcatttttattttggtTTTGTTGTCACCATGTGCTGCTTGACTACTCCACATACAGTTTCATGATTGCTTTCTTCTGTTCCAGATCCATTAACTTTCCAATCTTTGATTATATGATGATATAATATTTAAGTGCTTTGGTAGAGAAAAGGTTAAGACCTCTCTTATGCATTCCGATCATTCTAAAACTATTTGAGAGATTAagcattttaaaaaatttaaactaATGTTCTAAGATTCTTCACGAGGAAGGaattttcatgaaaaaaataaaatcttaaaattaaagTTCGATGAAAAAGAATAAGATATAAGGAATACatagaataaaaaataagataCAAGGAAAGGATAAGTTTCTAgataaaagtaaaagaaaatatataaattattcgaAATTTATGTGAGAGAATATACATAAGAATTATTATACATAAATAAAGATAACTCAAGAATCTTATAattgattaatttattatttatttattgatctccagatttttttttttttttttttttgtattttcgagTTCTCTCCTTCCTAATACAAACATTAATACATTTGTTTGCATCTCGAGTGATAACCCTCTGTGTTTCCGGTTTTATGTATAGCCATGCAATATGAAATGGAGTTTAATTACCTTTGCAGGTGAGGACGTGTGCTCCTATCCACCAGTCGACGTTGGACATTCCAACATTTAGCGATCTGAAATGATCGGCAGATGACGACTCAACTATGTGTCTACCTCAAGTGCTAGCCACCTTGATCAGAAGGAAAACTAAAGTACATGAAGAGAGATCGTACCTAATTAAAGTACATGAGGACAAGTTTTCTGAGATTAAAGAAGAGTAAGCGATGCCATGGCTCTCTAAACTTCGTTCCCTCCCACCTCCATAAGCCTGCCTATAAAAGGCCAGTAGATGATCCATACGAGATCATCCAAAGCCTCGAGATAGCAGAGATCATATGGAGCAAACAAGGGTCATTTGCGTTGTAATGGCGGTTCTGGTTGTGTCTACAGCCACTGCTGCAGCAGGAACAAGACTGGGAAAAAACGGTAGGGACAAGGACAAGCGTCTGCAAGTAGCTGCCGGCGGTGTTGTTGCAGAAGAGAACGATGAGATGCGAGGTCTACTTCCCAAGCAGCGAACGGCTCCCTCAGGCCCAAATGGGATGCAGTCGCCGTATGTTCCTCGAGCTGGACAGATCCAGCGCCTTGATCATCCTGCCGAATACGATCTGCCTGAGCCACCACCGTCACCCCAGCGGTTGGACTGAAGAAGACAGACAATGCTGAAGAGGAAAACAAACGAGCTGTGTGCATCGTGTAATTTACTTCTGTCGCCTTTATTCCTATGAATAAATATAGTACTCAATTGATGGTGTCAACTCTGTCTCCGTCGTTTATCCTTTAGAACTCATCTTCTTCTacttcatagttaattctgcaatgTGTTCATCAAAAGTGGCCAATAAATCCTTGCTGGTAACAGCTGAAAGTTGTGGGGGATGATTCACAGAACAGTACCTGCGGGAGACAGTTGCATGGGTGGAGAACCCTAATAGTATGTAGATTACACCACTGATAACAGGGCTTCAGCTCATGTTCTTCGTTGGTATGGTCAAGGTTGCAGGTCCTGATAGGCTCCTCGCTGCAGTATAAATTACTGATCCACCATTGTCATTATAATACAAGAGGATCAAAGAACCAGACGGATCGGGAAGGACCTGTCCTCATCCATCCACCACGAAGACCTGCATTCATGAATGTACCTCTGGAGACCTCAATCATCAAGTTTTAACCCTTCTCTCGATCATCCCAGATGAAGATTAGATTCAAAAACTGCCAATATAGAATTCTATAGGATATGTTAATAACCATTCACTGAATTATTATTCTCACAAACATTATTAATGTTGAGGACAAATAATTGTTGGAGTTACTGAATCTCATTctcaacccatgaacaatatgaATCCGAAGCTTTCTTCAATTCTATAGGGGTTTGTTTTGTGATCCCCACAAAACCTATTCCAATTCTAGTTCGCTGGGCTCAAAATTTTCAAACAAGTTTATCGAGAAAGAATTTCAATTGGTTATGCAACTTATGGTTGATAGAAGGGATTTGCAACCCCGACACTGTGATTCATAGCCACATGCTCCACCAATGCTTTTTGTCAATTGAAATTTCAACATATAGTGACATATGTGAGCTTTAGATTTttgcatggatatatatataaccaCAAGTGGGATTTAAAACTCTAAAACATGGAAAATGGATCCGAAAAGGTTTAATGTTTCCCATTTGCTGTGATTATAGTATAAGAACAAAGCCCAGGTTCTTAAAATTGGATTCGGATCCTCTCCCATTTTAAGAACTACTGAAAACAGGAAGCTAATATAGGATACTACTGTGAATACACAACCTCCTATGAGAAGCTACTTCCAATGCATGACAATAGACAtcgaagaaatatcacataaatcAGTCTTCATTCCAGAGTATTACCGACTAAAGTTCTCAAACACGTTGATTAGGCAACAATATAGATATGTATACCTAGTTATCATGTTATGCAGAAAGAACACAGAAGGCAACCACAGTTGTAGCTAAAGAAATGATTTGCATAACTATCCTAAACAAAGAATAGAGCAAGAACTAAGTTaatgaaattttgattttttaatattGTACATATGCGATCGGCCTCATAATCCAGTAATGATACCAAATTACCTTAAAGGGAGGACATTAGGACAATTCCTCAAAGAAATACATAAAAACACAAAATATGGTAAGAAACATAGAAGTCAGAATGCTTCTGACTGACAATCAATAGCTGAAACTATTTTGTTAAAACTGCACTCACCTTTCAGCGCATGGTTTGACGTTCAAGGGTAAGATGGAAATCAGGTTCTAGCAGGAACAAGGTCCCAGAAACTAACTGCTATTTCCAGCAATCTCATATTGGAATAAGAGTTAATGGTTAGATATGCCCAACAATGACTGTAACAGAAGATATGTGAATGGTCACCAACCCTGGCATCCTAGTCCAAGTCATCGAGAAAAAAAAGGATGATGAAATGGTGAATGGAAGCtccctgagacttcattttgtgaCAAGTCCATTGTTCGATGCCAAAGGTTCATCCACTGCCCCTAATAGATTCTGAATCAATTACCTGATTGTTGTTTGTTTATCTCCATCCCCAAATCTTCCTTAACTTCGGTTATAACCTGAAGAAGTTCAACAGGAGTTGCTGCCGGGTCCAATTCAAGGCAACCCTTCAGAGCATTATGAGCTTCTTCGCCTGTGAGCAAATAAGAAGGAACCTGATGTGAGAAACGAAACATTTCTTCTCTTGTGATCCTCTTAACCTCCAATGGATCCATATGTCGATGGAACACTGCTTTGAAACCAGCAACTTTCACCAATGGGATGACAGACACACCATGGTCATCTGTGTAATCATCAAGTACTTCCACCATTTCATACTTGTATATCACATCATCAGGCGTAAGCTCATTCCAGTCTGGAGACCAATTTCTATATAAGGCCCAAATATCACCTTTCTTAGGGACAATTCTAATGACTCCACGTGGACCCTTCTCCCATCTAACTCTATGTGAGAATATATTGACCGTGTCACTAATTTGATATCTACCCACCCTAAAATCCCCGCAGGTTTTGTCAAATCCAGAGGCTACCCAGTTAACTGGTCCCAATTCACTGTTGGACTTTGTATTAAGGAAACTCATGCGGATGTTAAAAGGATTCAAAGATAAAACTTTTTGAACCATGGCATAGAGTCGAGGCATACCATCTTCACTGTCATATGTAGCCCATACCTGGTCACCTTCAAAAGTCATCTCCAAGCGATCCTTGTCAAAGTCATAGAAATCAGGATCAGGTACATCAATGGATGCATGTTTAACGACTTTCTTAGCTGTATTAACATCAAGGCCATGGGCTGAAGATTCCCTAATGCTGCCTGTATTTGCATCTATTGCAGATGCTTCTTGTCCATTTTGCCGCCttaatttctctttttcttccaACTTGTTTGCCTGAGCTAAGTTCCATTCTTCTAGCTTTATACCAATCGCTGCCTTAGCCTTCTCCGTAAGCATTTTCCAGATATTGACTTGTGAATACTCCCTGATGTAGTTGTTCTGTCTTGCTGTGATTCTAGTTCTAAGAAGATCCTCAACAGCACCATTAGACCTTTCAACTTCAGGATTAATGGTGTCTTCGATGCTTGTAGACATATTCTCTGTCTCATCTGTTATATAACAATCACCGCTTTGGTCACCATTGTTCCTCCTCTTTGCTGGCCTGCCAGCCTTAGAAATACACCGGTCCTGATCATAACTTGTTAGGGTGTGACCATCATTGTAATTTCTAGAACCATCATCTGCACTCTTGTATACATGATAATCCGTCCGGAAGGACTCTTCCCTTCGAGCTGCTGCTTGTGCCTCatgctttcttctcttttttccaaATTTCTTATGGATTAAGTTTGCAGGCTGAAAAGCAGAATCTGTTGTACTAGAAGTCCCAGATGATCCAGTGAAAGAGCTCCATTGGAACTTATGACGGTTATAAAAGTCAAGATTTCCCCCATGCTGTAATTCTGTATGACCTGTTCCAGAAAAAGTGGAGGTACTGAACCCAGAACTATAACCATTCTTTATTGTGTACTTATAGTTTGAATTATGTTCGTGCTGCCTGGCTGACCATGAAATAGAAGAATTTGCTGCATTACCTGGAATTCCTATCTCGATAGCCATGAAGGCCTGATGACAGTTGGGACATAAAAGATTGTGATTAAGGTAAGTCCTAAGGTATTCATACTGCATCCTGCAGCAGTTGCAAGATGTCCAAAACGTGTTCAAATTTATTGGATGAGGTTGAGGAGGGG is from Musa acuminata AAA Group cultivar baxijiao chromosome BXJ1-6, Cavendish_Baxijiao_AAA, whole genome shotgun sequence and encodes:
- the LOC103987623 gene encoding uncharacterized protein LOC103987623, which codes for MDCDREEALKAKETAERKFNNKDVKGAKKLALKAQNLFPSLEGISQMITTLDVYLAAGKKINGESDWYAILSVDATADEETLKKHYRQLALQLHPDKNKSVGAEGAFKLISEAWNVFSDKNRKMAYDQMRNVDGLENRASQPHRDCSVHKTANGFYSSSNTTSGKRARKRKTGSAPSAAPPQPHPINLNTFWTSCNCCRMQYEYLRTYLNHNLLCPNCHQAFMAIEIGIPGNAANSSISWSARQHEHNSNYKYTIKNGYSSGFSTSTFSGTGHTELQHGGNLDFYNRHKFQWSSFTGSSGTSSTTDSAFQPANLIHKKFGKKRRKHEAQAAARREESFRTDYHVYKSADDGSRNYNDGHTLTSYDQDRCISKAGRPAKRRNNGDQSGDCYITDETENMSTSIEDTINPEVERSNGAVEDLLRTRITARQNNYIREYSQVNIWKMLTEKAKAAIGIKLEEWNLAQANKLEEKEKLRRQNGQEASAIDANTGSIRESSAHGLDVNTAKKVVKHASIDVPDPDFYDFDKDRLEMTFEGDQVWATYDSEDGMPRLYAMVQKVLSLNPFNIRMSFLNTKSNSELGPVNWVASGFDKTCGDFRVGRYQISDTVNIFSHRVRWEKGPRGVIRIVPKKGDIWALYRNWSPDWNELTPDDVIYKYEMVEVLDDYTDDHGVSVIPLVKVAGFKAVFHRHMDPLEVKRITREEMFRFSHQVPSYLLTGEEAHNALKGCLELDPAATPVELLQVITEVKEDLGMEINKQQSGN